The Quercus robur chromosome 7, dhQueRobu3.1, whole genome shotgun sequence genome has a segment encoding these proteins:
- the LOC126691680 gene encoding sm-like protein LSM36B: protein MSGTGEKGSATTKTPGDFLKAIRGRPVVVKLNSGVDYRGILACLDGYMNIAMEQTEEYVNGQLKNKYGDAFIRGNNVLYISTSKRTLADGA from the exons ATGAGTGGAACTGGAGAGAAAGGATCAGCAACTACAAAAACCCCAGGTGATTTCCTCAAAGCAATTCGCGGCCGACCTGTTGTTGTCAAGCTGAATTCTGGGGTTGATTATCGAG GTATTCTTGCATGTCTGGATGGGTATATGAATATTGCAATGGAGCAAACAGAAGAATATGTCAATGGGCAGTTGAAAAATAAGTATGGCGATGCTTTCATTCGTGGAAACAATG TTCTCTACATTAGTACATCGAAGAGGACGTTGGCAGATGGGGcttag